The genomic region AACAATTATAGATAGCACAGTATCTCTAACGAATGGATTCTATAGCTTTGTAAATGTGGTGCCTGGAACGTATGATATCGATGTCTCAAATCCACCAGAGTATACATCTACTACTGTAAGTGTAAGCATTGGCTCGGGCCAATCGGTTACTGAAGATATTTTCATTAATCCTGTACCGAGTACGATTGATGGTACTGTCACGGACAATGCCTTAAATCCAATCGCAGGTGCGACTGTAACACTTGATAATAATTTGGGTGTACCCATTGCAACGACAACAACAAATGGGGCAGGGCAGTATAGTTTCACAGGAGTTGTGCCGGGTTCTTATGAAGTGGAAGTTATGGCATCTGGCTTTGGTTCCGATTTAAAGTCCGTGATCACTCAGCCAGGTCAAACGAGTACAGTAGATTTCACTCTTGAAGCTACCGCTGGGAGCATCGCAGGGGCAATTCTGGATAGTGATACTTCAACAGCTATTCCGAATGCTTCTGTAGAATTGTTAACGAATGATGCAATATTCCTCACAAGTACGACTGCTGATGGTAGTGGGAATTACACCTTTACCGATTTGTCCCCTGGGTCGTACATCGTAAGAGCACAAGCGGCGAATTATAGTGTGAACTCAGTAAGTTCTATCGTATTGGCTAGTCAAGTAACGAGTACAGATGTACCTCTTATGCCTTCTCCTGGTTCCATTTCAGGGACTGTAACTGATGAACAGACAGGAGTGGTGTTAGGTGGTGCCACTGTTCAAGTACTCGATTCGCTCGGAAATATCGTGGATGCCACCTTAACGAATGGATCAGGCGCCTATACGTTTAATAATTTAGCCACTGGAAGTTATACGCTCGTATTTACAGCGAATGGATACTCGAAACTCGTCATAGGATCAGTGGTCGAGGCGGGTCAGACAACGACGACAAATGTTTCATTGGAAGAAATTGCAGGTAGCTTACAAGGAACCGTCGAGGATAATACAGCCAATGCTATCGCTGGTGCGCTCGTAACGGTTTATGAGAATCAAATTCCAGTAGCCACCGCTCTAACCGATGAAAACGGAAATTATTTTATTCCGGATTTGGCAGGTGGAGCCTACAATGTTGTGATTACGGCCGACAACTATCAATCACAATCCCTTGGTACAACCATCGTTAGAGGGGAAACAACAATACTAAATGCGACACTACAAGATAGTCCTGGGACTTTAACTGGAAGTGTCTCGAGTAGTGGTTCGCCTTTAGCAGGAGCAACCATTGCCATTCAAAATCAGTCTGGAATCATCTCCACCACTTTCACAGATTCCAATGGACAGTATGTAATTGAGAATCTAGCTCCAGGCAGTTATTCCGTAGTTGCAAGCTTCTCCACTTATGAGACTCAAATTAACGGAGCTATTATTGAAGCCAATACCACCACGAATGTTGACTTCGATTTAGAGCAGACCCCAGGTGGGATTGCCGGAGAAGTACTAAATGCACAAACGGGAATCCCAATCATTGGTGCAAATGTAGAAGTGAGATTTATTGATTCAAGCGGTGCCATTGTTGCGACAGTCTTTACGGATGAAGATGGCATGTATCGAGCGAACGATTTAGCTCCTGGCTTTTATACGCTGGTCTATGGGGCTGAGGATTTTCAGACGGTTGCCATTACAACTGAAGTAGAAGCAGGCATAACGAAAATTGTAAATGCCTTATTAGAGCCAAACCCAGGAGCGGTGAATGGGACGATTATTAATTCAATTGATGAATCTCCATTGCCGGGCGCGCTTGTCACCATTGTCGACAGCAATGGATTTGTGGTTGATACCGTTACTACGGGTACGAATGGTGCTTTCAACATTAATGGGTTAGCTCCTGGAAGTTATACAATCACCGCCTCAATTGATGGGTTTCAGAACAATGTAACCGGCGTTACGGTAAGGTCAAATGAAATTACAGCGACAATCATTCCTTTGACTCCTGGCCCTGGAAGGATTGAAGGTACAGTTACCCCTTCTCTTTCTGGAACGTTAGTGAGATTATTTGACCAGAACGGGGTCTTTATCGCATCAACCATACCTGAGAATGGACTATTTAACTTTGACAACCTAGCACCTGGAACGTATACAGTCAGCGCAAGTGCAAATGAGTACACGACTGACACTGTTGGAGTAGAAGTTCTATCAAGTCAAACAAGTTTCGTCTCGTTAACCCTTGATCCCCTTCCTGCAACAGTGTCTGGAACCATTACGAGTAGCGGCGGCGCGCCTATAGCGAACGCCTTAGTCAAAATTGTGAATGATGCTGGAGTGACCCTTGGTTCTGCGTTCACGAATGAGTTAGGAGGCTACACGTTACCAAATATTCCAGCTGGTTCATTTACACTTGTAGCGGGTGCCGATGGATTTGCATCAAGCTCTGTTGGTGTCACAACTGCCCAAGGACAAGATTTGTCAGGGGTTAACGTTCAGTTGAGTGCAGCAACAGGTGGGATTAGTGGGCAGGTATCAAACCTTGTAACGGGAGACCCACTCGTTGGAGTAACCATTACTGTGCGAGACCCATCTACTCAAACGATTATTGCTACAACGACGACGGATGTATTCGGGGATTATCTGTTGACTTCAATCCCTCCAGGTTCACAAACCGTGTCTGCTTTCCTAGAAGGATTTGCCCGCCAACAATTAGGAGCATCCGTAGTAGCAGGGGAAACCACTTCTGCTGATTTCATCCTAGACCCAAACCCTGGTGAAGTCCAAGGGATTCTTGTGGACGGGAACGGGAATCCGCTCATGCTCTCCAATATGTTCGTTGAAGTCTATAATGAGCGAAAGGAATTCATTACGACGATTACAGTGAACGGTGACGGGACGTATAAGGTGCCTGGCCTTATACCTGGTACCTACTTCTTAACAGCATCTGCACCTGGATATAGTAGCTCAACGGTATCAGCTGTTGTAAATTCAAATACAGTGACTGCGGTGACTCATACACTGCAACTGAACCCAGCGACGTTAAACGTTGTTGTCTTGGATGATGAAACAGGGCAACCACAAGCAGGTGCAAGTGTGATAGTCGAGCACACCAATGGTATCCCAATCGATCAAGGAATCACGGATCAGAATGGCTTGATTCGCTTTACAGACCTAGCTGGAGGAGAGTATTTCATCACTGCTACGAAAGATGGATTCGGTACTACCTCTCAAGGATTGTTTCTTGGGAATGGGGATACGAGATCTATTACGTTGCGGTTGCCAACAGAAGTTGGTATTCTACAAGGATTTGTGACAGATGGAACTAGTGGAAATCCAATCCTTGATGCGACCGTCCAAGTATTCGATGAGAATGGTGTGCTCGTACTAGAGGGGGTGACGGATGAGAATGGACGTTATCGGTTCGAAGGGCTTGCTCCAGGTGAATACACCGTCATCACGTCAGCGGGCAATTTCAGTCCTGAATCAGCAGGAGCCTTTATTATAGCTGGAGAGACGTCAACCTTAAGTTTCGCGTTAACTCCAAATGCAGGTCGAATTGAAGGAACGGTGACGGATGCTACAACAGGAGATCCAGTTCAAGGAGCCACAATCATTATCCGTGAGGGTTCAGAGACAGGACCAATCATCTTTACAACCATTACAGATGAGAACGGATTCTATCAAAGTGGTGGTTTGGCGGAGAATGTATATGTGTTAGTAACAAGAGACCCAAATTACGGGAGTGAAACGGGAGTCGTGACTGTCGAGAGAAATCAAGTTACGACATTGAATTTCTCGTTAACTCCAAATCCAGGTAGAGTACAGGGGAGTGTAAGAAGTGCGAGTGCAGGGTTGCCGATTACGGGTGCCTTAATCAGAGTTACCAATCAAGATGGATTTATAATTGGTACGGTTCCGACAGATGAAAGTGGCTTCTACACGCTTGGCGGATTGGCGCCTGGAACTTACAGGATTACAGCAGGCGATCCAAACTTTCAAATCGCAAAAGCAACATTCTCCGTAGGTACGAACCAAACAGTTACTCGGAATTTTGCTCTACAAGGGGACCCTGCGACTATTACCGGCGCAGTCATCGATAATGAGAACAATGCACCACTTGTAGGGGCACTTGTTCAAGTATTTGATACGGAGACGGAATTATTGTTAGGGGAGGCACTAACGAACGAAGATGGGTTTTACGCAATATTTGGGCTCTCAACAGACACGATTCAAGTATTAATCAGTTTTCCTGGTTACGGTACCTTTCAAAGTACCTTCCCCACATCCGCAGGAAGTACAGCTGATGTAAGTGTGAGACTCTCCCAAACCCCAGCTACCATAAGAGGAAGAGTAACAGCGCAAGAGGGCGGTACTCCAATTGATGGTGTCACGGTCGTTCTTAAACTTGCAGGAGCCACAACGCCATATGCATTTGCAATCACGAACGAAGATGGAGACTATGAATTTACAGGATTAGCTCCAGGGAGTTATACAGTAACTTTCGTAGCAGTGGACTTCCAAAATGTTTCATTTGGTGTTGTTCTCGGCCCTAATGAAGTTAGGATTCTCAATGTTTCTTTGCAAAGAGGAGGACCGATTGGGTTAGTCCCAGAGTGTATTCGAACAAGAAAGGTGTACGATTGGGTTGTGACAGCTACACATCTAACCCGTACTTCCTATTTCCCAACTTGTTGTCAACAGGAGATTGACCGGTTGCTTAGTCTTGGCGAAACATTGGTCATACAGGCGGAAATTGAGGATGTTAAAGAACGAGTGGTAACAATCGAGAATGGGAACCCAGGTTGGATTAAGGTAACCTTCTTAATGGAAGTTACCATCAGAGTCATAAATGAGTTGACTGAAAATATAGTTTGTAAATTTAACACGCCATTACTCATAGCAGAAGAATTAGCGATTTGTATACCTGAACCATTCGATGTAAACAATGTAGACTTATCGATTCTAACATCGAAAGTGACGACAGAAGGAATTGTTTCCTCTCAATCGTACGAACTAACTGCCTTTATTTGCTTCGATGTAACAGTAACCTGTCAAGTAAACTTAGAAGTGCTTGGTGATTTCTGTAGTCCTAGAAGGGAAATTCCGATAGAGAAGCCACCATTAAAGTGTGTGGTTGGTCCAAATATCCTTCCACCTACTCAATGTAGTAACTTTATTGAAGACAGTGAATTTGACGACTTGCTATCGTTGATTAATGACCAAGATTAAACAACCAAGCTGCCGAGTGACGAATCTCGGCGGCTTTTTTTTGTTGTTACTTCTTGAGAGCTTTGGATTTTCAATGCGTATGGATGCGACCTCTCCACAATTCAGGCAGAAGGTAAAGAGTTTGGGACTACTAGTCAAAGACACCTTACTTTGTCTAATCGGCATATAGTCCGTCCCTTCACTGAATTGAGTTCCTACGCCACGATCTCCAGACTCATCTAAGTATGAAGCTTTAAGTAGGTGGCATGAAATGGAATTATTTTCTTTATGTGAAAGGGATTATGGAACCTCTTGTAGAAAAGAGTCGATTGGTGGTTTGTATTTAGAGTTGGAAGAGAGACAGGTAGGAGGGATAACGATGAAATTTGTAATGATTACCGGGCCACAAGCTGTAGGGAAGATGACGGTCGGCCAAGAGCTCGCAAAGCTAACGAATCTTTCCCTATTTCATAATCATATGACGATTGACCTTGTCGGACAGTTCTTCGACTATGATACACCTTCAGGGAAGCGGCTAGTCAATCTCTTTCGTCATGAAATCTTTGAAGAGATGGCGAGTAGTGATGAAGAGGGGATGATCTTTACGTATGTGTGGGCGTTTAACTTACAGGAAGACTGGGAGTATGTAGAACGGGTCACTCACCAGTTCGAATCGAAAGGAGCGACCGTTTACTATGTAGAGCTTGAAGCGAATCTAGATACACGCCTTCAGCGTAACAAAACGGAGAACCGCCTTCAGCACAAGCCATCGAAGCGGGATATCCAGTGGTCGGAGAATGAGATGAAGGACTCTATGAATGAGTATCGGTTAAATTCAATAGCGGGTGAAATCACCCACACCAATTACATAAGAATCGATAATACGAACCTTAGCGCGAGAGAAGTAGCAGAAAAGGTGAAGGATGCCTTTACTCTTTAGGGAGGAAGGAGCATTATTTTATGACAGACGTTGCTATTTTACTATTGCTTTACGTGTTCGCTTTGTTGTTGCTTAGTTATCCAGTCAACCTATTTCTCCGGTTGGGAGTAGGTATTTACTATGTGTTTACGCTCTATTCATTCAGCCAGGACTATCTAGCATTATCTGAAGAGCGGGATGCGTATGTTCAGAAGCATAGATATAACCATGACCATGACAATAAAGAAGACACATTGGCGCTAGAGCGACATTGGGATGAGCAGAGTAACTTAGTTGGGATGTATGAGGCACAAGTGAATGTCCCAATCTTCCTGTTTATTGTGTACGCCTACTACAGATGGTTCTCTTTCGTAGAGGAGCGAAGACATAAGATTTGGATTGCGGTTAGCATCCTTCCTGTTTTGCTCACGTACACAATTGCAGTGATATTCTTTGGAATGCAAGGCTATCAGCCATAAATAGTGAAGGAAGTGTGTAAAGAGATGATGGAATTGAAGAAAGCAATAAAGGTGTGTAGCCTGTTCTCTCTACTTCTCCTTATTGGATGCAGCACGGGCACAGGGAACGAAGCGTCAGAAGAAACGACAGCTGTTGAACAAACTGAGGAGCAGGTGGAAGCGGAAGAAGAAAACGAGCAAGAAGTGTCGCATGCGAGTGACAACAATTCAGAAGAAGGGCAGAAAGAGACGAAAGACGACCGTTCTCAAACTATTGAAGCTACAGAGGAAGATCCTCTAGCTAGCTATTCGGCTGAAGAGATTGAGTATGCTCGGGTGTGGTTGCAGCTAGGAGTTAACCAGAACTTAGACGAATTAACAGTCACAAAGATTAAGGAAGGAGAACCCTTGAATCCATATGACGATACGAGTGCCGTCTATCCTGAAGATGTAACAAACCTTGGTGGTCGGTTAATTGACGGTTCCGTGACGTACAGTGGAAACGGCAATGGAACCATCAACGTATATGATGTGCCCAAACGTTGGGAAAGCAGTTATCCTGAAGAACTGGGAGAAGACTTTATTAAAGAATTTACGAATGACATTATTGAGAATACCAAGCTTGTATCCATAGAACCAGGTAATCCTGAGAAGGTAATTGAACTCATTGGGAAAATGGAATACGCTCCTCGTAATGATGAATGATGCTCCAAGTCTCTAGCACAACGAATTCAATCGAAAAAAGCCCTAACACAAATGGTTAGGGCTTTTACTGTATTAAAGTGTCTGTTCCCCATTCACGCCGTTAATGGAGTAAGTCACAGTTAAGTTTGCGTTAATGGAGTGGGCAACGGAACAGTATTTATCTTTAGAAAGTTGCACAGCACGTACCACTTTGTCTTCAGGAAGTTCTCCTTCTAGAGCATAGTGGATATGAATGTCTGTAAATTTACGTGGATGCTCCTCAGCACGCTCACCTTTCATATCCATATGAAATCCGATTGGGTTAAGTCGCATTTTCTGGAGAATCTGGATAATATCGATTCCAGTACAGCTTGCTACAGCAGACATAAGCGCCTCTGTTGGGCGCGCTCCAGAGTTCTCACCGCCATCGCCTTCTCCTGCATCCAATCGGATTGTATGTCCAGAAGGTGCTGCCCCTTCAAATGCCATTTTCCCTTTCCAGTCTACTTTAAATTCCATCGTTTACGCTCCTTTACTTACTTATTCGTTATAGGTCTACAGTTATCTTTCGCAACTATAAGTATACTATGTAGGTTCAATACCTAGCTACGTATTTGCTCTAGCCGAAGTTTGTGGAAATGAATACATTCGGAAGGCAATGCATTCACATTCAAATAAATTCCAATTAGAGGGATTTGTGCTATAATGGGGTCGCATAAAGTAACAAGTCTATGATTCCTTCGCCCACCTTATGGATTAATTAACGATAATAGAAAGCTAGGAATTATAGGAGCGATCGTCCATGGTGTACCAAAGAATAGTGTGGGGAGGAGGGGGAATATGGTTTTTTGGATATGCATTGCCTTAATAGGAATCTTGACACCAATTAGCCAGGTATCTTCTGATAAGAAGCTAACTAACAGAGAAAAGAAGCGGTCGATTCTCGGGATCTTAGGAATTTCTGCTACCTTAACTGTTCTATTGTTAATCATTGAATACAGTTACCTTATAGCGGACATGATTCATTGAGTAGTTGCTTCTATAGGTCATATAGCAATCAACAGTTGTTAGTATACATAACGTCGAAGGAGCTTCCCGTTTTGGGAAGCTCTTTTTTGATACGTACATATGAGCATACCTGTTCAAGAAAGGCATTTTTATTGAATGCATCGTAAAGTCCTGTTACGATTTCTATGCTTATCAATCCAGAATGAAAAGGAGGGACAGGTGTATGAAGCAGTTATTCTTATATTTGTTCGGTATACTCATCTCGAGCCTTGGCATTGCGTTCTTCATTAAAGCGGATGTTGGGGTTGGCACGACAGACAGCGTCGCAGTAGGCTTGTCCTCCCACATTCCAATTAGTGTAGGGGTTGGAATGATGACAGTCCACGTAACGGTTATCCTATTAAATAGTATTCTAGGGAAGACGCTCCCATCCTTATTTGTCTTTATTCCAATTGTATTAAGAGGGGTCACGCTCGACTTGTGGAATTTCCTTCTTACAGACTTCCAGCTGGAGTCGCTCGTCTTAAGGTGGGGACTCTTATTCGTCGGAATTGCCTTCATGGGAATTGGCATTGGCTCGTACTTACACACGAACCTTCCTAAAATCCCTGTCGATGAACTGATGCAAACCTTGATGAAGAAAGATGGACTCTCCCTTAGAGTGAACCGCAATCTCTATGAGTTCTCCTTACTTGTCATCGGGTTCCTACTTGGAGGTCCAATTGGAATCGGTACGTTTGTCATCTCGTTCTTACTCGGCCCATCCATTCAGTTCTTCTATGAACAATGGAGCAACCTACTTTCGCCTAGCAATGGTGGACAATACGCAAGTACTTCCTAACGGTTGAAAAGTCAATTCGAATGAGAATTGGCTTTTTCTTTATGAAAAAAACGTGATGAACGGTGTGCATCCAGTAAACAGCATACGAATCACAAAAAAGCGCAATCTTAAAAAGGTTCGCGCTTTTTAAGATACAAAGATTGATTTGTTTCCTTTATTTTGAAATAATCAACGATAAGAATTCGTAACTTCCACAATAGGTGTCGCAAATCGACATGCTCTCTGAAGTGTTAGGATAGCGAAAAGGGGGAGACGAGCATGAAATTCAGAGAGTTTCACCGAAATATCAAGATTCGGATTGTGGAGACGTTCGTAAGTCGCTTTATTGGAAGTATGATCTTTCCATTTATGTCGATTTACTTGGCCGTGCATTTCGGTGCGACCGTGGCTGGGTTATTGCTGCTTATTAATGTAGGAATTGGGATTGGCATTAACTTTCTAGGGGGATACTTCGCAGATCAATTCGGGCGAAAGAAGGTGATGCTATGGGCAGAATTGCTACGATTCCTCGCATTCATGACGATGGCTCTATGTAATTCACCTTGGTACCAATCACCGAGTATTACGTTCGCAATGATGACAGTCAACAGTATTTGCTGGGGGTTAGCAGGACCGGCGAACCATGCGATGCTGATTGACGTTAGTTTGCCCTCTCAACGCAAAGTCATCTATTCCATTACATACTGGGTAAACAATCTATCCATTGCAGTGGGAGGAATCATAGGAGCTTTCTTGTTCAAAGACTACCTATTTGAACTGTTTATCGCCTTAAGTTTCTCAGCTTTATTTGTTGTCGTCATTGTGATGTTCTTCATTATAGAGAGTCACTTTCCTGAACGAACGAAGATGCAACCTGTCCAACACGTGAAGAAGTTACTTTCAAGCTACAAGAGTGTATTGAATGATCGTTTATTTGTGTTGTTCACAGTTGCCGGTGTACTCACGCTCTCAATGGAATTTCAGCTGACGAATTACATTGGAATTCGATTGAGTGAAGAAATGCCGACACAAACCTTTCTATTCTGGGAAGTGGATGGGGTGAAAACGATGGGATTCCTGCGCAGTGAGAACACCATTCTCGTAGCAATCCTCATGTTGTTCGCTGCACGGTTATCTAAATCATTCCAAGATCGGCCTCTCCTTGTTGGGTGTAGCTTCTTATTTACAATCGGATATGGAGCGCTAGCTTACTCCAATAACCTATGGGTGCTCGTCATCATGATGGCCATTCTCACAGTTGGAGAAGTATTGAAAGTCCCTGTGGAGCAGTCCTATATGGCATCGATACCACCTGAGCACGCACGTAGCACGTATATGGCGTTCAATGGCTTGAAATTCAATTTATCCATGCTCATTGCCTCGTTGACCGTAGCCGTTAGTTCGATTCTGCCAACGACAGTTATGGCTATCTTAATCCTATTGATTGGACTGACCGGAACATGGATCTATCACCTTATCACTCCTCAGCTTGATGTTCGTAAAAGGCTTGAGATGGAGATGGAAGAGGTTAGTGGGACACTCGAGTCTTAAATAGAGAAGAGGTAAGGAAGAATGGACAAGAAAGAGTCTCTTTATCCAGCAGGTATTGAGTGGGGATAACTAAATCGTTAATAAAACGGCTGAAGAAGGATTAAGACTCTTCAGTCGTTTTTATGTCATGGTAGAATAGAGGAAGTAGGATGAAAAATTTGTTAAAAGGGGGAGCTGTTATGAATCACATATTCTCAGTAGAAACGACCCAGCACAGCCAGATGATTGATATGACATCACAACTTAATCAGTGGATACAAGATGAGGGGGTAAGAGAAGGAATTCTGATTGTTACTTCCCTCCATACGACAGCTGGCATTACCGTTAATGAAAATGCAGACCCAGATGTAAAGACCGACATGCTCCGTCGATTTGACGAGTTGTACCCATGGGAGCATACGGAGGACCGACATATGGAAGGGAATACGGCGGCGCACATGAAGACAAGTACCGTTGGACATTCACAGACCATCATTATTCAGAATGGGGAGCTTGTTCTAGGCACGTGGCAAGGCGTGTATTTCTGTGAGTTTGATGGCCCTCGAAAGCGAAAGGTACAAGTGAAAGTTATAGAAGGATAGGTGGACGAACGTGGAGCAAATCCAGAAGATTATGGACGTGTTATCATTAGCAGAGAACTTGAAACAAGAAATGCGCCATAGCTGGTTGTCGAATGGAAGACAAGAGAGTGTCGCAGAGCATACATGGAGAATGTCGCTCATGGCCGTCTTGGTGCAACCTTATTTAGACAGGAAAGTAAACATGGAGAAACTGCTCAAGATGGTCATTATCCACGATTTGATTGAAGCAGAAGCAGGTGATGTACCTGCCTTTGATGCGATGAACGACACACAAATTAAAAGAGAGAAAGAAGAACGAGAGCTTGACGCAATTCTTTCCCTTAAACGTCGCCTCCCGTCTGAGTTAGGGGTGGAAATCTATGAATTATGGATGGAGTTTGAAGGCAAAGAAACGTATACAGCAAAGGTTGCAAATGCCCTCGATAAGCTAGAGGTCCAACTCCAACATAATGAAGCTGACATACATACATGGTTAGACATTGAGAAAGAAATGACCTTTCAAATGGGCAAGCATGTCGAATTCGATTCGTTTCTTAGTAAGATGAAAGACCAAATTGAACAAGATGGAGAACAGAAAATGCTCGCTGCAGGCGTAGAGTACCGTAAGTAGCGAATAGAAATGAGGAGAATTCATGGATTCAAGGAAGTTCTTATTGCTGATCATTTTGCTAATGCATGTTGCGACATTAGTCAACATTACTGTATTCGATTCGGAGTGGAATGGGTTATTAATGGCATGGAACACCATCCTCTTCATAGCCGCAATTGCACTAGTTGTCCCTCAGTTTCAAAGGAGTAGAGGATAATCTTTAAGCAATAACGCCTAGCAGGTAGCTGCTAGGCGTTTTCTCGTTCATGATTAAATCGGTATCCATGCCACACAGAACGACTACAATGAACGAAGTAAAGACTTAAATGCTGATAGCTTCTGCCTTAACGTACGGCAGGACACGGTTGTTCCAATAAATCGGAGGAGGATGACCTCTACCTTATCCTTTAGCCACATTGTATTTATTATCTTTATTAGAGACTAACAACCTATAAGATTAAGGGGACCTATGTACGGTTACTTGGCTTGGTTTCAAGGCTCATCCATCCCCCAGGGAACGAATTGAAATGAACGATAAGCTTGTACAAGGAAATTAAATACAAATATAGAAGCATATAATAGATATAGATTACTGAATAAAGGTTGTTTCTTTCTTCAAACAAATGGGCATATTCGTTGAAGATTGAAAGCACAAGAACCCACAAAAGAGAGGTAGAATAATGGGCCTATTGCTTTGGATAACTATTGGCTTCATCGCCACCGGATTCGTTGTTCTTATTCGCACGAGAAAAGGGGTGGAGAATAAGGTTGCTTACATCAAGGCAAATATGGAAGGCGAGGAAAGTTTAAATAAAGCTAACTCCATAATCTGGTGGATAGGGTGTACCACAGCTTGGGGGTTAGTGAGTATGTTTCTTGTGGTGTGGTGTTTTCATAGTTACTAACGGGAACTGTAGATTTCGAATGTATGTAAACAAGCGGTGTGAAGTTAAGTTACATAGAAGATAATTAATCTTAAACTTCAACAATGAAAAGAAAAAAGACAGGTTCCTTGTCCCATTGGGACGAGGAACCTGTCCCTCTGTCTTTAGTAATATGGAGAAATCATAATGTACACAAGTACACCTGTAATACTTACATACAGCCATAGTGGCATTGTCCAGCGAGCAATCTTGCGGTGCTTGTCGACTTTCATTGCAAGTCCGCGGAACAAGCTGATCAGCGCAAGAGGCACAATGACAATTGCCAGAATGATATGCGTGATTAAGATAAAGTAGTAAATATATTGTAGAATTCCTTCACCACCGTACGATGTGGAAGGAGCCATCGCGTGATACGACAAGTACGTCACGAGGAAGAGCGCCGTCGTTGAGAACGCTGCAAAGATGAAGCGTTTATGCCACTTCACATTCTTTCGTAGAATCATAAATAACGCTGCGAACAAGAAGACGGTCGTAAATGAGTTAAAGATGGCATTCAGTAATGGTAGTATCGTCAAATCAAAACTAGTATCGCTATTGATCTCAGGCATGAAGAAGAGAATCGTAACAATCAGATTGATCGCAATGGATAACCCAATGACCCATGGTACATAGTTAAATTCTTTCTCTCTTTGTATATCCAAAGTAAGTCAACCTTTCTATGAGTATAATGGTACAAGAGTAGTATAACGAAAATATAAGCAAAATTCACCCTCTAACGCGCGGGAAAAGGTGACGGTATTGTTAACATTTTAGATTTTTGAGGGGATAGTAGAAGGGGAATACTTGATGAGTAAAGAAAGTCAATAGCAACAGGAAACAAAAGATGTCCATTTTCGAGTAAAAATAAAAAGCTTGCAAAGTCAGCTTTACAAGCATTTGAGGGTAAACCACAAGTTTCAAGATAATGGTTTACCT from Pontibacillus halophilus JSM 076056 = DSM 19796 harbors:
- a CDS encoding carboxypeptidase regulatory-like domain-containing protein — protein: MQFPPTSDFTPLLIGGVPLFDNLNDENPNSVDIVGNSSFPAGYIAYDGESIYFRLRLHDDPRQGQGFSNFAWGILFNTSGVAGEYDWLINVNGLDETVNIVKNINKEFNEWNDPAEGVNGEPSYAQGITNYDIARVVVADSAIGSQNYFLDWFIPADTFFTVLGIDENSVVSNVYFTSANANNYNKDSLQTNEGFQFIDAFTDPITIGDTDVRARLVTDKVLTAGPSNILLGVTETWTTEVSVTNTGKSEAINVTVNDFSGLDNVDDLVISSVTKGAAVLDNVTNTITWTVGNLLPGETATMVVTVTGSFTSIGSTTRPLDEAFAEGNDDLTGVSLVSEVVQIPVSVQQAATLNGTIIDQSNGETVSGATVELRQGVTIIDSTVSLTNGFYSFVNVVPGTYDIDVSNPPEYTSTTVSVSIGSGQSVTEDIFINPVPSTIDGTVTDNALNPIAGATVTLDNNLGVPIATTTTNGAGQYSFTGVVPGSYEVEVMASGFGSDLKSVITQPGQTSTVDFTLEATAGSIAGAILDSDTSTAIPNASVELLTNDAIFLTSTTADGSGNYTFTDLSPGSYIVRAQAANYSVNSVSSIVLASQVTSTDVPLMPSPGSISGTVTDEQTGVVLGGATVQVLDSLGNIVDATLTNGSGAYTFNNLATGSYTLVFTANGYSKLVIGSVVEAGQTTTTNVSLEEIAGSLQGTVEDNTANAIAGALVTVYENQIPVATALTDENGNYFIPDLAGGAYNVVITADNYQSQSLGTTIVRGETTILNATLQDSPGTLTGSVSSSGSPLAGATIAIQNQSGIISTTFTDSNGQYVIENLAPGSYSVVASFSTYETQINGAIIEANTTTNVDFDLEQTPGGIAGEVLNAQTGIPIIGANVEVRFIDSSGAIVATVFTDEDGMYRANDLAPGFYTLVYGAEDFQTVAITTEVEAGITKIVNALLEPNPGAVNGTIINSIDESPLPGALVTIVDSNGFVVDTVTTGTNGAFNINGLAPGSYTITASIDGFQNNVTGVTVRSNEITATIIPLTPGPGRIEGTVTPSLSGTLVRLFDQNGVFIASTIPENGLFNFDNLAPGTYTVSASANEYTTDTVGVEVLSSQTSFVSLTLDPLPATVSGTITSSGGAPIANALVKIVNDAGVTLGSAFTNELGGYTLPNIPAGSFTLVAGADGFASSSVGVTTAQGQDLSGVNVQLSAATGGISGQVSNLVTGDPLVGVTITVRDPSTQTIIATTTTDVFGDYLLTSIPPGSQTVSAFLEGFARQQLGASVVAGETTSADFILDPNPGEVQGILVDGNGNPLMLSNMFVEVYNERKEFITTITVNGDGTYKVPGLIPGTYFLTASAPGYSSSTVSAVVNSNTVTAVTHTLQLNPATLNVVVLDDETGQPQAGASVIVEHTNGIPIDQGITDQNGLIRFTDLAGGEYFITATKDGFGTTSQGLFLGNGDTRSITLRLPTEVGILQGFVTDGTSGNPILDATVQVFDENGVLVLEGVTDENGRYRFEGLAPGEYTVITSAGNFSPESAGAFIIAGETSTLSFALTPNAGRIEGTVTDATTGDPVQGATIIIREGSETGPIIFTTITDENGFYQSGGLAENVYVLVTRDPNYGSETGVVTVERNQVTTLNFSLTPNPGRVQGSVRSASAGLPITGALIRVTNQDGFIIGTVPTDESGFYTLGGLAPGTYRITAGDPNFQIAKATFSVGTNQTVTRNFALQGDPATITGAVIDNENNAPLVGALVQVFDTETELLLGEALTNEDGFYAIFGLSTDTIQVLISFPGYGTFQSTFPTSAGSTADVSVRLSQTPATIRGRVTAQEGGTPIDGVTVVLKLAGATTPYAFAITNEDGDYEFTGLAPGSYTVTFVAVDFQNVSFGVVLGPNEVRILNVSLQRGGPIGLVPECIRTRKVYDWVVTATHLTRTSYFPTCCQQEIDRLLSLGETLVIQAEIEDVKERVVTIENGNPGWIKVTFLMEVTIRVINELTENIVCKFNTPLLIAEELAICIPEPFDVNNVDLSILTSKVTTEGIVSSQSYELTAFICFDVTVTCQVNLEVLGDFCSPRREIPIEKPPLKCVVGPNILPPTQCSNFIEDSEFDDLLSLINDQD
- a CDS encoding AAA family ATPase; this translates as MKFVMITGPQAVGKMTVGQELAKLTNLSLFHNHMTIDLVGQFFDYDTPSGKRLVNLFRHEIFEEMASSDEEGMIFTYVWAFNLQEDWEYVERVTHQFESKGATVYYVELEANLDTRLQRNKTENRLQHKPSKRDIQWSENEMKDSMNEYRLNSIAGEITHTNYIRIDNTNLSAREVAEKVKDAFTL